The Phaseolus vulgaris cultivar G19833 chromosome 10, P. vulgaris v2.0, whole genome shotgun sequence DNA window ACAACAAACAACCCAACCAAAGGAGTAAACCTTACAAAAACTCACTTAATTGAAAACATACAAGTCACAGGATCAATGCACCACTCAGAGTAAGAAAAATGAACAGAAACAGTTTTAGATATTGATGGATTTGTGTCCTCCTCTTTTCGGTTTAGAAGGTGATTTGCGGAAGCTTCATGAATTGGAgatggaacaaggtcctcctaggagtggtggtgaccttgaaggtgcatgataggtaggatttgagagtggtgaggccaactctacttggaagGTGACGGTTTAGGAAGATCAAAAGCCTAACCTAGAGATTTTGGGCAAAGAGTGatattggcacaattttggcagcaagttcactcatgtattaatcttgaatttacatgacccaagctcctctatatatagcaagagtgggctgaatatgaaaagagaattggagggaaattcaaaagTGTTGGCACATGTGAAGTGGCACCTATTTCAGCCCATGTGAGGTAGATTCTAGAATGCTTCCATGTGCTAGAAACTCTAGAACCTTTCACCCACTCTAGGTTAAATGTGGGTCGGACCTAGGTTCAATTAGAAGTAGGAATTTCTAATTGAACTTAGGTTAACCTTCtaagtaccactttgcatgtttcaacacaattacaaaagaagtaaactatgttacttttgacaaaaatgtaaaaactattctacactagagtttatgacatgtagaatgtgtcctcttgacccctctttgaccataactctagtggttgcctcaatttgatattttggtggcctttcaatggattggtgttggggcctcttccatcagataTTACCCAAGACCAAGCCTTTAATTGTGTCAAAGTGAACACTTCCGAAATGTGGATCACTCCACCTTGGAAAATATGTTTATTCCTGTATTAAATGAAGTACACTATGCTCATGTCTCTACTCCTATGAATTCTCCAAGCATGTCAATTCTAGCTCTAGAGATCTTCTCGGCAATTATTCTTCTTATAAAACTATCATACGCATAAGAATCACTATATATGAGAAAAGGTTAATTTCTTTTGTTAAGCTAAATGGAACATGTCACAAGGTCCATAACAACAATCTCAACAAAGAGGTGGTCAAGCCAAATATGCCAAATATAAtcttttcaaatttatattgaAGAACAACAAAGTTAACATTATTGTTAGATAAACCAATCCTCTCTTTGGCTTTCTGATCCTGCAAAACACAAAACTTATAATTAAAGATCACTTCATATTTGAGGGCCAAAACAAGTTTGGAAACAAAAATAAGATTGATGTAATCGTTGCTTTACATCTCCATTCTTATTTTACTTTGATGTTTTTTTTGTGGTTTAATGGAAGCTTTTTGTGGATTCAATTGATGAGAAATTATGTGTAGAGAAGATGATTTTGATGAATGAAAGTTGAGGCTTAGAAGAGGTGAGGCCACCTTCTAAGAAGATCTAAACTAAATATTCACAAAGGTGCTAACTATGAGAGAGCTAGAAGACAAGTGTGTTGAAAGTTTGACAACATTTCTTTATCAATTATAATATCATTTACAAGTGTATtaacacctctatttatagcttAATTTGTGCAAAACATTTAGAATTATTCCTTTACTCATAGCTTGACAAATGACTCTCTATAATTGGAGCAATTCCTCTTCATTCCTAACTCGACAAGTGACGATTTTGCATTAGATAAGGATGCTCTCAAATGAGGTGTTGTCATGTGGAAATACACATGTTGCATGCGTTGTCTAGTTGTATTCTAGTCGACTTCACACTTCTAAGTGTGTTGAAGATCTAAACTAAATATTCACAAAGGTGCTAACTATGAGAGAGCTAGAAGACAAGTGTGTTGAAAGTTTGACAACATTTCTTTATCAATTATAATATCATTTACAAGTGTATtaacacctctatttatagcttAATTTGTGCAAAACATTTAGAATTATTCCTTTACTCATAGCTTGACAAATGACTCTCTATAATTGGAGCAATTCCTCTTCATTCCTAACTCGACAAGTGACGATTTTGCATTAGATAAGGATGCTCTCAAATGAGGTGTTGTCATGTGGAAATACACATGTTGCATGCGTTGTCTAGTTGTATTCTAGTCGACTTCACACTTCTTGCATGCCCTCCATGTCACGCTCCATGTGTGTTTTTAGACTCAATTGTAATCCTAACTAGactctttttttcttatatttatcttactctactaggcccaatacatgaCCCAAAAATAAGTTCAATACATGGCCCAAACACAAACCCAAATAAACCTACACAAATTTACATGCCAAAATAAACTTATACCATTCTATACAAATTTACAAGACTAAGAAGGTGAAAATGACTCTTAAAAATAGATATTCTAATTAAAGCtcaattttcttaaattttcttAATCCAAAGTTGTGGTGACTTGATGGTCTCCATTAGAAACTAAACTAAATGATATAATCCAATACACACTAGAttatttatacaacaaaaatagATCGTCTACCAAAATTTTGAGAATCACTTTCACTAGTTTTCATTTTCAAACTATATACAACTTATCTACACCACTATATTCTTCTACTAAATCAATGTTTATAGTTATGTAATGGATTACACCTAAATGATGCAAGATTaagatataatatatttataattttctatcCCACACCTtagtttattatataaaaatacctACTTTATCATACTCCTCGTTCTTTTGCTTCAGGAATATTGTGTAACTAATTGCATCTTGTATACTTGGTTGATTGAGATTGTGTGTAAAGAAAACATTAGTATAGTTTTAGTTGAATTGAAAATTTTGGTAAGTggtaatttgttttaaataaataataatatattaatatcataaatttaaattatatgaaaacaTTTATACACACTAGCTTCTTTctacaatataatatatatatatatatatatatatatatatagagagagagagagagagagagattgtATGTATACTTACATTTATATTGGATCTCCATTAATTGAATAATTCAGAAATGAATCACAGAGCTTCTATTATAGTTTCTTCTCCAAATAAGATTTTAACTTAGTTACCTATGTATGTCTCCGTTTATTCTTTTatcttaactattttttttttccgacGGAAAAAAAGAAGTCGATTTAGGATGCCTGTTTATAAAATTGATGACTATTAAGCATGGTAACATGCAGCAGAAATTTATCAGATAAAAGTCATGAGTTCATACCTAAGGTTGATATAACTTTTCTCCTGCTCCAATTACACCTATATATCTAGCTTTCTCACGTACACATGTCAATGTCACTAACCCTTGAGGAACTCTCGTGTGCATGCAAAACCATATCAGCTAGCTGTCAAAATATCCTAATGTGGATGCAAAATGGAAAATTCAGCTCTCAAATTTATCCTTAACTAGGAGATTAATTATGGTTCATTTTCGAAAATTCAGATTATTTTTCTTTGTAGCGTGTATCTTATTAGAGGGTCAACATGGAAATCATTTTGCTTAGAGAAATACTCATTTCAATCAAACATAGAAAGAAATTATTATCAACCTTTAAGACCATGAACTTGAAGTGAATAATACAACTTATTATTTGATCATAATTAACTTAACCCTACTTCTGCTTGTGTCCAAAGTAGGGATATTTACATATACGAAACAGTAGCAACATGTATATAAACTtgtattcttttgtttttcagttgCACCGAAAGTGAAACTAAGGGCACTTTGTGTGAAGTGAAGCATTTCAACAAATGATTCATTAACCATAAAAGATAAAACTGGTGTAAATATATGGAATAGCAATTATGGCGAGCATTATATTGCGGGCAATGATATTGTGCCTGTTTTCAATTGTTTGTTTGTTAGGTAAATGAGAATTTGAAGCATATATAGTGCTCACTATAGTTTATACATCCATCTACACCTACTACCAGATCTAGAGGCTCTTTGAAACATTGTTATATTTCTTGGGGGGACACACTCACACACGAGATATTGGTCTTTTCTCAATGATAACAGAGCTAGTGCCTAGATGTATGACCAAAACCAATAATTACCATATATCTATTAAAGAAAAGCAAGTAACAAAAATTATGGTTCTTATTTTTTTGCAATGGCTAAATTAGAAAGCCTCTGGTGGGAAAAACAAAAGTGAGATAGAAGCACAGGTCCACAAAATCACAAGAATACCATAAAGTTAATTCTTCTAAGAATTTTTACTAAGAACAAATCTCTATCATCAAGCTTTTTTCATGGAAGAGAAAACACACTATTTGCCTACCTGGCTTCCTAACTACTAAACTACATCTCTTGCCTTTTTCTTGGTGCCCActatatttgtattttcttgTGAACAATCCAACACTAACCTCTTCAAAAGTGTGGAGATCATGGAAGTGAGTTTTGTCTATTACTGAATAAAATCTTCAAATCTTCATCACATTTCTTGTCTCTCTAGCTTGTTTAGCAAAGCTGTGATTAGAGCATCCCTCTTCTCAGCCCTAGCTTCTTCTCTAATCCTCCTTTGTTCCTCCCTTTCTCTCCATCTTTCTTCCATCATTATCCTCTCATTCTCCAACACCTCCATGGCTTGCCTCCACTCCATCTCCTTCAACCTCCTCTCATTTTCCCTTGCCTCAAACGCTTCCATCCACTGTGCTTCTATCTGCATCTGTTGCCTCATGAACTCCTCCAAAATCTCCTTCAAACTGTTCAAACTGCTGCTACCACCACCACCCCCACTAGCTATCTttgcctttttcttctttcttccccCACCAGCTTCTGCACTCTCTTCATTGccatcttcttcttcatccgATGAGAGCTGCGTCCCCTTGTTCTTCTTCGATCCACCCTCAGCTTCAGCCCACAGCATTCTCTGCATCCTTGCTGTGAAAATCGCATTGAATTCATTGTAAAATGGGAATTGCTGCCTCGTAGCTTCTTGCTCCATTGTTTCAAACCCCTTCATATCTCAAAAACGAAAATACCATTTAGTTTATATGTAAAATGAAACCTATAGATAAAGCTTACAACAACTAACAGCAGTTAGAACTTATTCAACACCCTTAACAACTATTTTATTGAAGTCTGTTAAGCTcgtgttattttttaattaattcccATCTTTATCATGAGagaaaaatgttaatttaatataattcttATGACATCCAGAAAAATATAAGCATTTTACTACAATACTTAAATTTGTTTAAACTCACCAAGAAAAAAGATGAAGGGAGAGAGAGTATCTGAATAACAACACCAAAatcttcaaattttcaaaaataccatgaagtttttcttaatttatgaaAGGCTAGGAGGTCATTCTTTTTTCCTTATAAGTTTCTGTAGAAACGGAAGCTGATGTACATATATAGGCAAGATTTGAACTATTTAGACTCTTATCAATTTGTGTAAAACATggattttattatttcttttatgaGTTGAATACACACACACAGAGATAGATGAATGAACAATTATACCTTGTAGCGAGTAACAAGGTTTTTCCACTTGCACTTGCACTGCTCTGCACTTCTATGGTAACCCTTTTCCTTCATTCTTGTTGAGATCACTTCCCACAACTGCTTGTTCCTCTTAGTCTCCATGAAAGTCTGATCCAGCTCTGCACGAATCACGAGAAACTCCTTAGTCTCTTGGATGCTCCATTGGGGAAACCTATCAGTCACATCCACGTTGGCACTCGTATTCTGAGGCTGAAGCCTTTGTTGTTGTTGCCCATGGTGGCGATGGAGATGATGACCCTCCATTCAAATCGAAGAAAAGTGTGTGACTTTGATCGAATCTAAGTTATATTCTAGAAAGAATTGAAGAAGCAATCGTTGTTACCCCTCTGATCACACAGAAAAAGATGGATTTTTCTTtgggaagagagagagagagagagagagagagaaaagaagagaaaagaagagaaaagaaagggttATATACGGGGTGGTGGGAACACGAGACGAGACAGTTGTGTTGTAAATCGCGTTAAGAGGAAAAAGAGAAATTTGCTTTGCTCGACAAgggtttttttttctagttctGTTACAGTTTAATTATAGTTCACATAATTTCATAACAcagttattaaatattaatcaaCATGATATGCTGTTTATTTTGAACAAGTAAAAAAAGTTTGGCAACATACTTAATCTGTTTGTTTAAGGATAGTCAAAGTCTAAAAGATcgtatttgagaaaaaaaaaaggattacaagaatcatggctATGTTATTTTTATGTGTTCCTATTTTAGATAATAAAACAACAAACATATGTAGTTTAATATTGTTTTCGTAAAATACAAAGTACACACACAAAACAATTTGTCGTATGCAAATAAGGTTCCTAATAACATGTCTGAAAAAGGTTGATTCGCAGTAAAtacattaatattttcttaaaagttgcaaattttataaataatatatataatctaaTCACACCCATTTAGATGTTTCTCCAGTTATATTATATAGCATTTAAACATGTCCTCTTTCAATTATGGTGATGAATTGATAATGATGAAAATCCAAAGTGACCTTCTCATGGGACATGTTTGGATATAAAATAATGCTTATCCACTTTCATATTTGGACGAGCAACCTtggattatttttaatattagaaAATTTGGTTTCCCactttttgaaatatatataatctatatttggagtattaaatattaatatttagagaGAGGTTTGGAATGATGAGAGGGTCACAGTTGCTAAACGGAGTGTGATCTGTCTACGCGGAAACGTTGATTTGTGTCTCTCTTAAACTATTTGTTTGGCCTTCGTTCCCATTGCGTCTACGCATCGTCACGCTGAGCAATGGAGCCACACTTATTCTATATGACCATGACCACATTACTTTCGTGCTAAgctattctttctttttctttgcgTTTCTTTCTCATTCCTCATCTATTATTTTATCTCATACAACTTTACATAACTATAATATTCATTTCTAACAAAATGGATCACTGCTTATATTCTTTGGCATGCAtagtgatccgatcggtcatcggtagtcgatgacgtcagcatcagagaaccacgtggaccactcgcagggtgacacgtggaccaggtggcagagaggtagggggacgatcgccaagagaggtgatcggtggtcagtaaccaagttaccaccgacagatcaggcggcagagaggtcggggggtagatcacccagaatggtgatcggtggtcagtagccaagtgaccaccagcagaccagttcccagactcgcccctagaggcagagcgcgagcagcgaataaacactgatcagtcatcgggtgtattgtcatcggggtctcgtgttacacgcagttaaactgggactgaggttcccagcgagagcgttacgcatggacctcgcatgagcacacctcaaggaatcatgcacgagagtggcctgagggaactagtaagccagtcggtgattggtgattccctcaacccattacgtgcgtgtcatcctgaagggtaagtcgcctacgcagagagtaacgtttggtgagtgtgcctagaccagccacacccgacgttctcctaagagtatgcaatttacccagataagagaagcatcctaagttactccgcaagggcgtaacttaggcagacaacgagaggcgctagagcccttccagtaagtgacacgtgtgtggttagatgtgagttgcaggcctccacgtgtcatcatctgagaggggtgcggtccagacaaaagagcactccgtaccgctaaaggtacagacaggcgcagccaagcgcagacatgcgcagactctcacgctccccattgctgattctgaaggtacgctttctctgaaaagcatgacagggttctgacacatgccagaaaagcataacagaattctgttatgcccagaagcaagGAAAGAGGGATAAAAGACAGAATCAGAGGGAGAGtgaggagagaaaaaaaaaagagacaaGAAAAAACAGAGCGCAAGTTTTACACACACAttttttactaagtttccagtttctggtggttctgttgaactaacttgatcgtcggagtgcaaacggccgctagaggcgccgtctgtgtattttgcaggtcacacttTGAAGTttctgagagagagagagagttcagaaggtgattcttcaggagacgcagtcgcgaagacagggcagaaagtgttacgaagcgattcacccacgttcaagttgccggcaggatcatttggcgcccaccgtggggcccgagtgaattGTTGTCCCACATATACCACAGTTTTTAAGCtcaccagagttttatcagtttctctgatagagaagatgcctagaaacagacaaccatcacctgcgccatccgctgacgaaggagctgtgacaatggcgcaggtcctggaaatggtgcgcacgctgcaggataacgctgcagcgtcgaaagtcgaacaagaaaggatgcagatggagttggctgcgtcgcaaagcagaaacgacgaactgaatcgtgtcaacgaagagttgagaagaacgctgcaggcgcagagggagcacgtcgttgacgaaagggtgtctaggcagccttcacctccaagggcattcttccaacctggtgggggtaaaagcgtcgttcaaaggggtagaagacccggaggcgcatctgacggcattccacacccagatgatgttgtctgggggctcagacgctgtatactgcaagatgttcatgagcaccctgagcggaatcgccatggagtggttcgtgagtttaccagaagggcatatcacatcgttctctcagttctcgaagctcttcatcgagcaatacatcgtcaacaaggcacctgcagtggtgtcctacgacctgttcgacgtgcgccaataccagggggagtcgctgaaagactacctcaaccgttttggagcacaagtggttagactaccaagcaaagatgaagatatgcttgtgcacgcgtttaagaagggagtgctgcctggccctttcagtgagtctctcatcaggagccatcccagcacctttgcagagatccgacgacgtgcggtggcgcacatagtggcagaaacagaggtttctgagaagaggggaagcgctgcaccacccagaccgcgtggagggcaaggaaaaccacagcaagcaagggtgcatgaggccaaataGGGGAAGAAGgcgcgggaaaaacctcgtccctatgcaccaggcaaagaccagagtaaggggcgtgcaagggagaataacgcacccccgagatacaacttcatggtgggattggcggatctcatcgcccttcctgctgtagcagcaagactacgagtaccagagaagacagacaaggtactcggaaggaagaagaatgaatggtgtgagtttcatcaggcctttggccatacacttcattcctgtttggcgctgggacaccaactggcagagttggtgaagtctggctttctagcagattacctgcgtgagccgcagggtgatcgcgcgtcaggatcccaaactggagagcaacagcatgaagtccctgtgcatggggaagtgcagacgatcgctggaggcttctctggtgggggatgcacaacttcacaaagaaggagatacactcgatctgtgatggcggtggatgcagtgaatgagagtcattaccctgaggtggacattgtcttcaggaaagctgacctacgagacgttgtcccgcacgacaacgaccctgtggtcatttctctcatcacagcaggaagacgggtgcatagagtactcgtagatcaaggaagctcggcagatgtcatgttctggccaacattcaacaagctacagttgtcccctgatcagttgagaccgtatgctggttgtctctacggttttgcaggggatcaggtagaagtgcggggatacatcgagctgaggacaacgttcactgacggaacgacagcccgcacggaaaagataaagtacctggtggtgaacgccccttctgcgtacaatgtcctgttggggaggccaacgctcaatagactgggcgcaataccatcgacaaggcatatgaagttgaagctaccgtcgatggaaggggccgtgataaccatcaagtcggatcaggctgaggcgagacgctgttatgagaacagcttgaagcaaaaaagaagtgtgtgccatgtcaccacaaaaccaccaccaggcgtgcgtgAAGAGCGATTagcggtcagggagacacaaggcgctcagaggatggagaacgctgcggtggggggctcccaggtggcccaagtcgaggaagaagaggaaggcacgatcactcctcgcgagtcagggatcgcgagagcggtcattgccagtgagaggaggccccacccagctgaaggatgggtcgaggtggacatcgggggaagaaaattcaagctggggggatccctcattgaagaagagcgaaggctgatcatgggtgtgattgagaagcacatgaatgcctttgcatggtcatcatccgacatgccaggaatcgaccccgatttcctctgccatcgtctatcaatggaccccatggttcg harbors:
- the LOC137819483 gene encoding trihelix transcription factor GT-3b-like; protein product: MEGHHLHRHHGQQQQRLQPQNTSANVDVTDRFPQWSIQETKEFLVIRAELDQTFMETKRNKQLWEVISTRMKEKGYHRSAEQCKCKWKNLVTRYKGFETMEQEATRQQFPFYNEFNAIFTARMQRMLWAEAEGGSKKNKGTQLSSDEEEDGNEESAEAGGGRKKKKAKIASGGGGGSSSLNSLKEILEEFMRQQMQIEAQWMEAFEARENERRLKEMEWRQAMEVLENERIMMEERWREREEQRRIREEARAEKRDALITALLNKLERQEM